Proteins encoded within one genomic window of Micromonospora halotolerans:
- a CDS encoding mycoredoxin, whose amino-acid sequence MLTMYSTSWCGYCHRLKSQLDREGIAYEVVDIEQDTKAAEFVMSVNGGNQTVPTLRFDDGSALTNPSIVQVKQHLTSIAG is encoded by the coding sequence ATGTTGACGATGTATTCCACCTCGTGGTGCGGCTACTGCCACCGGCTGAAGTCGCAGCTCGACCGGGAGGGCATCGCGTACGAGGTGGTCGACATCGAGCAGGACACGAAGGCTGCCGAGTTCGTGATGAGCGTCAACGGCGGCAACCAGACTGTCCCGACGCTGCGGTTCGACGACGGAAGCGCCCTGACCAACCCCTCGATCGTCCAGGTCAAGCAGCACCTGACCAGCATCGCCGGCTGA
- a CDS encoding ATP-dependent DNA helicase UvrD2, whose protein sequence is MVVHSAAERVLAGLDPEQRSAVTAPAGPVCILAGAGTGKTRAVTSRIAHRALTGDIAARHVLAVTFTARAAAEMRARLTGLGVGGVQARTFHAAALRQVRYFAPRLLEGRAMPELLDSKVRVVTLAAAKVGLRTDRAAARDLAGEIEWAKSSLVEPGEYVVAAAKALRETPHEPAKVAEVFAAYERLKRGNGVIDFEDMLRAAVWGIEEHADVAEQVRGQYRHFVVDEYQDVNPLQQRLLDAWLGGRDDLTVVGDASQTIYSFTGATSSYLIDFPRRHRNATVVRLVRDYRSTPQVVGLANAVISQARGAEARLRLELQGQRPPGPEPELRIFTDEPAEANAVAARCRALVDGGTPAREIAVLFRTNAQSEAYEKALTEAAVPYVVQGAERFFERPEVRQAMIALRAATRSIPGETPLPTAVVEGLAAVGWAPDAPPPGGAARERWEALAALVQLAEEYAATPEVVPIGEAAAIERPVTLGDFNEELARRAAQQHVPTVEGVTLASLHSAKGLEWDAVFLVGLAEGTLPTTYAKTPEQVEEERRLLYVGITRAREWLWLSYAAARSPGGRARRPSRFLPQLDRSGGGERAGAGTGAARRTERRRAQVVSCRICGATLLAGADRKLGRCPTCPSDLDEELYERLREWRQRVAGAQKVPAYVVFTDATLTALAERKPGRTEELIAIAGIGPRKLGLYGETVLALVAGAEVDEVCPQKSFEI, encoded by the coding sequence GTGGTGGTTCACTCAGCGGCGGAACGGGTGCTCGCCGGCCTCGACCCGGAGCAGCGGTCCGCGGTGACCGCCCCGGCCGGCCCGGTCTGCATCCTGGCCGGCGCCGGGACCGGCAAGACCCGGGCGGTGACCTCCCGGATCGCGCACCGGGCGCTCACCGGCGACATCGCCGCCCGGCACGTGCTGGCCGTCACGTTCACCGCCCGCGCCGCCGCCGAGATGCGGGCCCGGCTCACCGGGCTGGGCGTCGGCGGCGTCCAGGCCCGCACGTTCCACGCGGCGGCGCTGCGCCAGGTCCGCTACTTCGCGCCCCGGCTGCTGGAGGGCCGGGCCATGCCCGAGTTGCTCGACAGCAAGGTCCGGGTGGTCACCCTGGCCGCCGCCAAGGTGGGCCTGCGGACCGACCGGGCCGCCGCCCGGGACCTGGCCGGGGAGATCGAGTGGGCCAAGTCGTCGCTGGTCGAGCCGGGTGAGTACGTGGTGGCCGCGGCCAAGGCGCTGCGCGAGACCCCGCATGAGCCGGCGAAGGTGGCCGAGGTCTTCGCCGCGTACGAGCGGCTCAAGCGCGGCAACGGGGTGATCGACTTCGAGGACATGCTGCGCGCCGCGGTCTGGGGGATCGAGGAGCACGCCGACGTCGCCGAGCAGGTCCGTGGCCAGTACCGGCACTTCGTGGTCGACGAGTACCAGGACGTCAACCCGCTCCAGCAGCGGCTGCTGGACGCCTGGCTCGGCGGCCGGGACGACCTCACCGTCGTCGGCGACGCCAGCCAGACCATCTACTCGTTCACCGGGGCGACCTCGTCCTACCTGATCGACTTCCCGCGCCGGCACCGCAACGCCACCGTGGTCCGGCTCGTCCGCGACTACCGCTCCACCCCGCAGGTGGTCGGGCTGGCCAACGCGGTGATCTCCCAGGCCCGGGGCGCGGAGGCCCGGCTCCGGCTGGAGCTGCAGGGCCAGCGCCCGCCCGGCCCCGAACCCGAGTTGCGCATCTTCACCGACGAGCCGGCCGAGGCCAACGCGGTCGCGGCCCGCTGCCGGGCGCTGGTCGACGGCGGCACCCCGGCCCGGGAGATCGCGGTGCTGTTCCGCACCAACGCCCAGTCCGAGGCGTACGAGAAGGCGCTCACCGAGGCCGCGGTGCCGTACGTCGTGCAGGGAGCGGAGCGCTTCTTCGAGCGCCCCGAGGTGCGCCAGGCCATGATCGCGCTGCGCGCCGCCACCCGGTCGATCCCGGGGGAGACCCCGCTGCCGACCGCCGTCGTGGAGGGGCTCGCCGCGGTCGGCTGGGCGCCCGACGCGCCCCCGCCCGGCGGGGCCGCGCGCGAACGGTGGGAGGCGCTCGCCGCGCTGGTCCAGCTCGCCGAGGAGTACGCGGCGACGCCCGAGGTGGTGCCGATCGGCGAGGCCGCCGCGATCGAGCGCCCGGTCACCCTGGGCGACTTCAACGAGGAACTGGCCCGGCGGGCCGCCCAGCAGCACGTGCCCACCGTGGAGGGCGTGACGCTCGCCTCACTGCACTCGGCCAAGGGTCTGGAGTGGGACGCCGTCTTCCTGGTCGGGCTGGCCGAGGGCACCCTGCCCACCACGTACGCGAAGACCCCCGAGCAGGTCGAGGAGGAGCGGCGGCTGCTGTACGTCGGGATCACCCGGGCGCGCGAGTGGCTCTGGCTGTCGTACGCGGCGGCCCGCTCGCCCGGCGGCCGGGCCCGGCGGCCGTCCCGGTTCCTGCCCCAGCTGGACCGCTCCGGCGGCGGCGAGCGGGCCGGCGCGGGCACAGGCGCGGCCCGGCGCACCGAGCGGCGGCGCGCCCAGGTGGTCTCCTGCCGGATCTGCGGCGCCACCCTGCTCGCCGGGGCGGACCGGAAGCTGGGCCGCTGCCCGACGTGTCCGTCCGATCTGGACGAGGAGCTGTACGAGCGGCTGCGCGAGTGGCGGCAGCGGGTCGCCGGGGCGCAGAAGGTGCCGGCGTACGTGGTCTTCACCGACGCCACGCTCACCGCGCTGGCCGAGCGGAAGCCGGGCCGCACCGAGGAGCTGATCGCGATCGCCGGGATCGGCCCCCGCAAACTGGGACTTTACGGCGAAACGGTGCTGGCCCTGGTGGCCGGTGCGGAGGTGGACGAGGTCTGCCCGCAGAAAAGTTTCGAAATCTAG
- a CDS encoding WhiB family transcriptional regulator, with translation MSLALAPLDVSVEVEANLPCRKFDPDLWFSDSPAELELAKSLCGDCPLRVECLAGAVERSEPWGVWGGEIFERGAVVPRKRPRGRPRKEDLARDAQLRVEAEARLAASGLSESRNSVRLAA, from the coding sequence ATGAGTCTGGCGTTGGCCCCACTCGACGTGAGCGTCGAGGTGGAGGCGAACCTGCCCTGCCGGAAGTTCGACCCCGACCTGTGGTTCTCCGACTCGCCTGCCGAGCTCGAGCTGGCCAAGTCGCTCTGCGGGGACTGCCCGCTGCGCGTCGAGTGCCTCGCCGGCGCGGTGGAGCGGTCCGAGCCGTGGGGCGTCTGGGGCGGCGAGATCTTCGAGCGTGGCGCGGTCGTCCCGCGCAAGCGGCCCCGTGGCCGTCCGCGCAAGGAGGACCTCGCCCGTGACGCCCAGCTCCGGGTCGAGGCGGAGGCGCGACTGGCGGCCAGTGGGCTGTCCGAGTCGCGGAACTCCGTCCGGCTGGCAGCCTGA
- a CDS encoding ABC1 kinase family protein, with amino-acid sequence MTDIPRRAVSRTAKLAALPLGFAGRTVLGMGKRVTGLASDVISAEIQQRTAEQLFSVLGQLKGGAMKFGQALSVFEAALPDEIAAPYRQALTKLQEAAPPLPAATVHKVLAEQLGPDWRDRFVEFNDTPAAAASIGQVHRAVWRDPGYGPNGGPRHRDVAVKIQYPGAGDALLADLKQLSRLGGMFRAIQPGLDVKPLLTELRERITEELDYELEAESQRAFAAAYAGDPDIYIPEVLDAAPRVLITEWVEGTPLSQIIREGTEEQRDQAGRLMAELHLSAPMRAGLLHADPHPGNFRLLPDGRLGVIDFGAVARMPEGTPEPIGRIAALALRDDADAVVAGLREEGFVSTTEPIDAEGVLDFLRPMLEPIAADEFRFTRAWLRAQAARLASPRSPTYQLSRQLNLPPSYLMIHRVTLGSIGVLCQLEAKAPYRAILERWLPGFAPVS; translated from the coding sequence GTGACCGACATCCCGCGCCGGGCCGTGTCCCGGACCGCCAAGCTCGCCGCTCTGCCGCTCGGCTTCGCCGGTCGGACCGTCCTCGGCATGGGCAAGCGGGTCACCGGGCTCGCGTCCGACGTCATCTCCGCCGAGATCCAGCAGCGCACCGCCGAGCAGCTGTTCAGCGTGCTCGGGCAGCTCAAGGGCGGGGCGATGAAGTTCGGGCAGGCCCTGTCGGTCTTCGAGGCGGCGCTGCCGGACGAGATCGCGGCACCCTACCGGCAGGCGCTCACCAAGCTCCAGGAGGCCGCCCCGCCCCTGCCCGCGGCGACCGTGCACAAGGTGCTCGCCGAGCAGCTCGGGCCGGACTGGCGGGACCGGTTCGTGGAGTTCAACGACACCCCGGCCGCCGCCGCCAGCATCGGCCAGGTGCACCGCGCGGTCTGGCGCGACCCGGGGTACGGGCCGAACGGCGGCCCGCGCCACCGGGACGTGGCCGTGAAGATCCAGTACCCGGGCGCCGGGGACGCCCTGCTCGCGGACCTGAAGCAGCTGTCCCGGCTGGGTGGCATGTTCCGCGCGATCCAGCCCGGGCTGGACGTCAAGCCGCTCCTCACCGAGCTGCGTGAGCGGATCACCGAGGAGCTGGACTACGAGCTGGAGGCCGAGTCGCAGCGCGCCTTCGCGGCCGCGTACGCCGGCGATCCCGACATCTACATCCCCGAGGTGCTCGACGCCGCGCCCCGGGTGCTGATCACCGAATGGGTCGAGGGCACCCCGCTGTCGCAGATCATCCGCGAGGGCACCGAGGAGCAGCGCGACCAGGCCGGGCGGCTCATGGCCGAGCTGCACCTCTCCGCGCCGATGCGGGCCGGGCTGCTGCACGCCGACCCGCACCCGGGCAACTTCCGGCTGCTCCCCGACGGCCGCCTCGGCGTGATCGACTTCGGCGCGGTGGCCCGGATGCCGGAGGGGACCCCCGAGCCGATCGGCCGGATCGCCGCGCTGGCGCTGCGCGACGACGCCGACGCGGTGGTCGCCGGGCTGCGCGAGGAGGGTTTCGTCAGCACCACGGAGCCGATCGACGCCGAGGGGGTGCTGGACTTCCTCCGCCCGATGCTGGAGCCGATCGCCGCGGACGAGTTCCGGTTCACCCGGGCCTGGCTGCGCGCTCAGGCGGCCCGGCTGGCCAGCCCGCGCTCCCCCACCTACCAGCTCAGCCGGCAGCTCAACCTGCCGCCGTCGTACCTGATGATCCACCGGGTGACGCTGGGCTCGATCGGGGTGCTCTGCCAGCTGGAGGCGAAGGCGCCCTACCGGGCGATCCTGGAGCGCTGGCTGCCCGGCTTCGCCCCGGTGAGCTGA
- a CDS encoding TOMM precursor leader peptide-binding protein, with the protein MTEPVPLARPTLLPGLTRLWRDRHTLQLGVEPGPAVLLELTSPGAARLLDLLDGTRSERAVLAAATAARVPPAEARLLLDTLRAAALVVPAQSLLPRDLTGPVRARLAGEADALALAAPALPGTPARLLRRRRAARVLVTGAGRLGAAIAVALAQAGVGHVVPDLAGPVRPGDLVGTGLTGAELGRPLAPAVRAALTRCAPGTTTTPLRPGRADLVVQLGVDRPAALLATGYARRRQPHLLVDLRGGVPVIGPLVRPPVGPCLRCLDLHRTDRDPDWPALAAQLAAGDGDRACATTTRLAAAAYAAAEALTHLDGGTPETLGCAVEIGQVGRFRHRRWPPHPSCGCSGRRSIRSAAPAPGRTAATGPPSR; encoded by the coding sequence GTGACCGAACCGGTTCCCCTCGCCCGTCCGACGCTGCTGCCCGGCCTCACCCGGCTGTGGCGGGACCGGCACACCCTCCAGCTCGGGGTGGAGCCCGGCCCGGCCGTGCTGCTGGAGCTGACCAGCCCGGGCGCCGCCCGCCTGCTCGACCTGCTCGACGGCACCCGGAGCGAGCGCGCCGTGCTCGCGGCCGCCACCGCCGCGCGGGTCCCGCCGGCCGAGGCCCGGCTGCTGCTCGACACGCTCCGGGCCGCCGCTCTCGTCGTACCCGCGCAGAGCCTGCTCCCCCGCGACCTCACCGGGCCGGTCCGGGCCCGGCTCGCCGGGGAGGCCGACGCCCTGGCCCTGGCCGCGCCCGCCCTGCCCGGCACGCCGGCCCGGCTGCTGCGCCGCCGCCGGGCGGCGCGCGTGCTGGTCACCGGCGCCGGGCGGCTGGGCGCGGCGATCGCGGTCGCGCTGGCGCAGGCCGGGGTCGGACACGTCGTCCCCGACCTGGCCGGCCCGGTCCGCCCCGGTGACCTGGTGGGCACCGGGCTGACCGGCGCCGAGCTGGGCCGTCCGCTGGCGCCGGCGGTGCGCGCGGCGCTGACCCGGTGCGCGCCGGGCACCACGACCACGCCCCTGCGGCCGGGCCGGGCCGACCTGGTGGTCCAGCTCGGCGTCGACCGCCCGGCGGCCCTGCTCGCCACCGGCTACGCGCGCCGCCGCCAGCCTCACCTCCTGGTCGACCTGCGCGGGGGTGTGCCGGTGATCGGGCCGCTGGTCCGCCCGCCGGTGGGCCCCTGCCTGCGCTGCCTCGACCTGCACCGGACCGACCGCGACCCGGACTGGCCGGCCCTCGCCGCCCAGCTCGCGGCCGGTGACGGCGACCGGGCCTGCGCGACCACCACCCGGCTGGCCGCGGCGGCCTACGCGGCGGCCGAGGCGTTGACCCACCTCGACGGGGGCACCCCGGAAACGCTCGGCTGCGCGGTCGAAATCGGGCAGGTCGGCCGCTTCCGGCATCGCCGGTGGCCGCCGCACCCCTCCTGCGGGTGCTCCGGCCGTCGCTCGATCCGGTCTGCCGCACCCGCTCCCGGCCGCACAGCAGCAACGGGCCCGCCGAGTCGGTAA
- a CDS encoding DUF5679 domain-containing protein, which produces MADQAQTYNGYCVKCKEKRDFEGRVEVSKTGMNMAKGKCPVCGTTVNRILGKAKV; this is translated from the coding sequence GTGGCCGACCAGGCCCAGACCTACAACGGTTACTGCGTGAAGTGCAAGGAGAAGCGGGACTTCGAGGGCCGCGTGGAGGTCTCGAAGACCGGCATGAACATGGCCAAGGGCAAGTGCCCGGTGTGCGGCACAACAGTGAACCGCATCCTCGGCAAGGCCAAGGTCTGA
- a CDS encoding M48 metallopeptidase family protein yields the protein MAGTRKPVVEVRRSQRRRRTVSAYRDGERVVVLIPDQFSRAEESEWVDRMLARLAAREGRLARSDAELLARAARLISLYLPEHARAAAPASVRWVTNQNGRWGSCTPADRTIRISHRIQDMPEWVIDYVLLHELAHLIVPSHNAQFWALIARYPKSERARGYLEGVAATSGVPLTD from the coding sequence ATGGCCGGGACGCGGAAGCCCGTCGTCGAAGTACGGCGCAGCCAGCGCCGGCGACGCACGGTGTCCGCGTACCGCGACGGTGAGCGCGTCGTCGTGCTCATCCCGGACCAGTTCTCCCGTGCCGAGGAGAGCGAGTGGGTCGACCGGATGCTGGCCCGGCTCGCCGCCCGCGAGGGCCGGCTCGCCCGCTCCGACGCCGAGTTGCTGGCCCGGGCCGCCCGACTGATCAGCCTCTACCTGCCCGAGCACGCGCGGGCCGCCGCCCCGGCCAGCGTCCGCTGGGTGACCAACCAGAACGGCCGCTGGGGTTCCTGCACCCCCGCCGACCGCACCATCCGGATCTCCCACCGCATCCAGGACATGCCCGAGTGGGTGATCGACTACGTGCTGCTGCACGAGCTGGCCCACCTCATCGTGCCCAGCCACAACGCCCAGTTCTGGGCCCTGATCGCCCGCTACCCGAAGAGCGAACGGGCCCGCGGCTACCTGGAGGGCGTGGCCGCCACCTCCGGCGTCCCCCTGACCGACTGA